The following proteins are encoded in a genomic region of Leptospira wolbachii serovar Codice str. CDC:
- a CDS encoding c-type cytochrome codes for MNSKKVLVSLFALSFAFVMVACGDSKPKEETPAAVESSASADPDLAKGEELYLQNCSSCHGEKGAGDGAAAAALNPKPRNYKSPASEWKNGNTAAGVTKTLKEGIKGSPMVAYGHLGDDNIRILAKYVEHLSKN; via the coding sequence ATGAACTCAAAAAAAGTCTTAGTCTCTTTATTCGCACTCTCCTTCGCATTCGTGATGGTAGCCTGTGGCGATTCCAAACCAAAAGAAGAAACACCAGCTGCTGTTGAATCTAGTGCTAGTGCGGATCCTGATCTTGCAAAAGGGGAAGAACTCTACCTACAAAACTGCTCTTCTTGCCATGGTGAGAAAGGTGCTGGTGACGGTGCTGCTGCTGCTGCTCTCAACCCAAAACCAAGAAACTACAAATCTCCTGCTTCTGAATGGAAAAATGGAAACACTGCTGCGGGCGTGACTAAAACTTTAAAAGAAGGAATCAAAGGATCTCCTATGGTTGCTTACGGACATTTGGGTGATGATAACATTCGCATCCTTGCTAAATACGTAGAACACCTTTCTAAAAATTAA